A stretch of Saccharothrix texasensis DNA encodes these proteins:
- a CDS encoding DUF1996 domain-containing protein: protein MSRKLRALAATAAVGLLTSVLAVVTQPAQADELVTHHEFQANCSVTVHRPDDPIVFPGLPGASHMHTFLGNNSTNASSTNASLKTGQTNCKTPDDKSAYWFPSLYNGDQLIVPDFPQVIYYKSGILKYQEVRSFPAGIRFVVGSPTATQDQFRTAPGAVEGWECGNSSHNWDFPSYCPPGTQLNVRYQAPSCWNGRDLDSADHKSHMAYPDRATLVCPSTHPVPVPMLEFKIAFPVSGDMSRVRLASGRGYTWHYDFMNAWDAPTLQALVSHCVNGGLQCDPRGYDQYKPQRGAALGPDYRLPR, encoded by the coding sequence GTGTCCCGAAAACTCCGCGCGCTGGCCGCGACCGCTGCGGTCGGCCTACTGACGAGCGTCCTGGCGGTCGTCACCCAACCGGCCCAGGCCGATGAGCTGGTCACGCACCACGAGTTCCAGGCCAACTGCTCGGTCACGGTGCACCGGCCGGACGACCCGATCGTCTTCCCCGGGTTGCCCGGCGCGTCGCACATGCACACGTTCCTGGGCAACAACTCCACCAACGCGAGCAGCACCAACGCGTCGCTGAAGACCGGGCAGACCAACTGCAAGACCCCGGACGACAAGTCGGCGTACTGGTTCCCGTCGCTCTACAACGGCGACCAGTTGATCGTGCCCGACTTCCCGCAGGTCATCTACTACAAGTCCGGCATCCTGAAGTACCAGGAGGTCCGGTCGTTCCCGGCCGGGATCCGGTTCGTGGTGGGCAGCCCCACCGCGACGCAGGACCAGTTCCGCACCGCGCCCGGCGCGGTCGAGGGCTGGGAGTGCGGCAACAGCTCCCACAACTGGGACTTCCCGTCCTACTGCCCGCCGGGCACCCAGCTCAACGTCCGCTACCAGGCGCCGAGCTGCTGGAACGGGCGCGACCTCGACTCGGCGGACCACAAGTCGCACATGGCGTACCCGGACCGGGCGACCCTGGTGTGCCCGTCCACGCACCCGGTGCCCGTGCCGATGCTGGAGTTCAAGATCGCGTTCCCGGTGTCGGGCGACATGTCGCGCGTGCGGCTGGCCAGCGGGCGCGGCTACACCTGGCACTACGACTTCATGAACGCGTGGGACGCGCCCACGTTGCAGGCGCTGGTCAGCCACTGCGTCAACGGCGGCCTGCAGTGCGACCCGCGCGGGTACGACCAGTACAAGCCGCAACGGGGCGCCGCCCTCGGGCCTGACTACCGGCTGCCGCGGTGA
- a CDS encoding HAD family hydrolase, with amino-acid sequence MLEVVDNGSAPRLVVFDLDGTLYPRELYTGLVLDVIGAMFVELRGEPPDRAAREVAELRELMRTDWSRTSATAFVLAHGVGVDQWREYRDAHLSIADGVRPDERVVRELARLRAVVPIALLTNNTTGAAEAILDRIGVGARGFTAVVSADDVGGRPKPDPGAFRVVLERFGVDARHAWGVGDRYDIDIKPLRELGGAGIAVDGPADLPAAVDHLVGLLSSG; translated from the coding sequence GTGCTCGAGGTGGTGGACAACGGGTCGGCGCCGCGTCTGGTCGTCTTCGACCTGGACGGGACGCTCTACCCGCGCGAGCTGTACACCGGGCTGGTGCTGGACGTGATCGGCGCGATGTTCGTGGAGTTGCGGGGTGAGCCGCCCGACCGCGCCGCGCGCGAGGTGGCGGAGCTGCGCGAGCTGATGCGCACCGACTGGTCGCGCACCTCGGCCACCGCGTTCGTCCTCGCCCACGGCGTCGGCGTGGACCAGTGGCGCGAGTACCGCGACGCGCACCTGTCGATCGCGGACGGCGTCCGGCCCGACGAGCGGGTGGTGCGCGAGCTGGCGCGGCTGCGCGCGGTGGTGCCCATCGCGTTGCTCACCAACAACACCACCGGCGCGGCGGAGGCGATCCTCGACCGGATCGGGGTCGGCGCGCGCGGCTTCACCGCCGTGGTGAGCGCGGACGACGTGGGAGGCAGGCCGAAGCCCGACCCCGGCGCGTTCCGCGTGGTGCTGGAGCGGTTCGGCGTCGACGCCCGCCACGCGTGGGGCGTGGGCGACCGCTACGACATCGACATCAAGCCGCTGCGCGAGCTGGGAGGGGCGGGGATCGCGGTCGACGGACCGGCCGACCTGCCGGCGGCGGTCGACCACCTCGTCGGGCTCCTCTCCTCGGGGTGA
- a CDS encoding DUF305 domain-containing protein — MTTIPSTPGRLRVLWGAALLILAACAPAPTPAPPAEASPFNATDTAWIQLMIPMNEQLLPALALAPPGLAPLAAELKVSHEEELVQLKRLRARAGLSDENPHAGHQMPGLVSEVDLAGLRLDPTGLPAKLREHLDQSALLARGEQDSGADPETRDLAASIGAARAEQTSRLGAVSP; from the coding sequence GTGACGACGATCCCGTCCACCCCGGGGCGCCTTCGGGTGCTCTGGGGTGCCGCGCTGCTGATCCTGGCCGCGTGCGCGCCGGCTCCGACCCCGGCGCCACCGGCGGAGGCGTCCCCGTTCAACGCCACCGACACCGCGTGGATCCAGCTGATGATCCCGATGAACGAGCAGCTGCTGCCCGCGCTCGCCCTCGCGCCACCCGGGCTCGCGCCCCTCGCGGCGGAGCTGAAGGTGTCGCACGAGGAGGAACTGGTCCAGCTCAAGCGGTTGCGCGCGCGGGCCGGGCTGTCGGACGAGAACCCGCACGCCGGGCACCAGATGCCCGGCCTGGTGTCGGAGGTGGACCTGGCGGGCCTGCGCCTGGACCCGACCGGCCTGCCCGCGAAGCTGCGCGAGCACCTGGATCAGTCGGCGCTGCTGGCCCGCGGCGAGCAGGACAGCGGCGCGGACCCGGAGACCCGTGACCTGGCGGCGTCGATCGGCGCGGCCCGCGCCGAGCAGACCTCGCGACTGGGGGCGGTGTCGCCTTAG
- a CDS encoding GH1 family beta-glucosidase, whose translation MESSTDTTASTVGLDPAIDTLPASFRWGVATSAYQIEGAHEEDGRGPSIWDTYCRTPGMVHNGDNGDVACDHYHRMPEDVALIGSLGVDTYRFSVAWPRVQPGGKGPVNAPGMAFYDRLVDELLAKGIDPWVTLYHWDLPQELEDAGGWPVRDTAYRFADYSMLVFDALSDRVRNWTTLNEPWCSAMLGYYEGRQAPGRQDFGAAIHAVHHLLLGHGLATQRMREAAGEPMEFGITLNMSHASPATDSAADHDAARRADGLSRRIYLDPLVRGEYPADVVADLSARGVEIPVEPGDLEIIKQPIDVLGVNYYSSSKFSGVDEAGNTEDADGVPVCREVRYGRPVTAMDWEIVPEGFTNLLVQIGEDYPGVPMVITENGAAFDDEADESGFVRDDDRTAYLDSHIAAVAKARTAGADVRGYFAWSLMDNFEWSYGYDKRFGLVHVDYDTQVRTLKSSALWYRDTIRRVRGS comes from the coding sequence GTGGAGAGTTCAACCGACACCACGGCGTCGACCGTCGGGCTCGACCCCGCGATCGACACCCTGCCCGCCTCGTTCCGCTGGGGCGTGGCGACTTCCGCGTACCAGATCGAGGGAGCTCATGAGGAGGACGGTCGCGGACCGTCCATCTGGGACACCTACTGCCGCACGCCCGGCATGGTGCACAACGGCGACAACGGCGACGTCGCGTGCGACCACTACCACCGGATGCCCGAGGACGTCGCGCTGATCGGCTCCCTCGGCGTGGACACCTACCGGTTCTCCGTCGCCTGGCCGCGCGTGCAGCCGGGCGGCAAGGGCCCGGTCAACGCGCCCGGCATGGCGTTCTACGACCGGCTGGTGGACGAGCTGCTGGCCAAGGGCATCGACCCGTGGGTCACGCTCTACCACTGGGACCTGCCGCAGGAGCTGGAGGACGCGGGCGGCTGGCCGGTCCGCGACACCGCCTACCGGTTCGCCGACTACTCGATGCTCGTGTTCGACGCGCTGTCGGACCGGGTGCGCAACTGGACCACGCTCAACGAGCCGTGGTGCTCGGCGATGCTCGGCTACTACGAGGGCCGCCAGGCGCCCGGCAGGCAGGACTTCGGCGCCGCCATCCACGCCGTGCACCACCTGCTGCTCGGCCACGGCCTGGCCACGCAGCGGATGCGCGAGGCGGCCGGGGAGCCCATGGAGTTCGGCATCACGCTGAACATGAGCCACGCCAGCCCCGCCACCGACAGCGCGGCCGACCACGACGCGGCCCGCCGGGCGGACGGCCTGTCCCGCCGGATCTACCTCGACCCGCTGGTGCGCGGCGAGTACCCGGCCGACGTGGTGGCGGACCTGTCCGCGCGCGGGGTGGAGATCCCCGTGGAGCCGGGCGACCTGGAGATCATCAAGCAGCCGATCGACGTGCTGGGCGTGAACTACTACTCCAGCTCCAAGTTCTCCGGCGTGGACGAGGCGGGCAACACCGAGGACGCCGACGGCGTGCCGGTCTGCCGGGAGGTCCGCTACGGCCGCCCGGTCACCGCGATGGACTGGGAGATCGTCCCCGAGGGCTTCACCAACCTGCTGGTGCAGATCGGCGAGGACTACCCCGGCGTGCCGATGGTCATCACGGAGAACGGTGCGGCGTTCGACGACGAGGCCGACGAGTCCGGGTTCGTGCGGGACGACGACCGCACCGCGTACCTGGACTCGCACATCGCGGCCGTGGCCAAGGCGCGGACGGCGGGCGCGGACGTGCGCGGCTACTTCGCGTGGTCCCTGATGGACAACTTCGAGTGGTCCTACGGCTACGACAAGCGGTTCGGCCTGGTGCACGTGGACTACGACACCCAGGTCCGCACCCTGAAGAGCAGCGCGCTGTGGTACCGGGACACGATTCGCCGCGTCCGCGGCAGCTGA
- a CDS encoding discoidin domain-containing protein — protein sequence MYRLRSASRVLATLLGSALLVGLAVVPGTANAAPVLLSQGKPATASSTEGAGTPASAAVDGNAGTRWASAWSDPQWLRVDLGATSALSRVELDWEAAYATSFQVQVSDDGATWTPVHTTTAGTGGKQGFTVTGSGRYVRVHGTQRANGYGYSLWEFRVYGTQGDTPPPGTGVHVTGSQGNWQLMVDGRPWTVKGLTWGPPAADAARYMPELKSMGVNTLRTWGTDATTKPLLDASAANGIKVMAGFWLQPGGGPGSGGCVNYVTDATYKNDMMTTIKQWVTTYKDHPGVLMWNVGNESILGLQNCYSGAELENQRVAYAKYVNEAARAIHAIDTNHPVTNTDAWTGAWTYLKAHAPDLDLYSVNSYGNVCQVRQDWVNGGHTKPYILTEAGPAGEWEVPNDVNGVPSEPTDVQKRDGYTRAWECITGHTGVSFGGTLFHYGTEYDFGAVWFNLTPAGKKRLSFYAVQRAFGGATPANTPPVISAMNLPTSVAAGAQLTIDVAASDPNGDAIAWSAAFNSKYIDNSGGLGFTPVQVDGNRLTVTAPDRLGVWKVYVMAEDGRGNIGIETKSVRVVAPQPAGVNVARGKAATASSYQQVGDGAPFPPSNAVDGNAGTRWATDWSDPQWLRVDLGAVTTFQHVQLVWEGAYGRAYEIQVSDDGTTWRSVYGTTTGNGGVDSIDVTATGRYVRLHATQRGTGWGYSLYELGVYRR from the coding sequence ATGTACCGCCTCCGATCCGCCAGCAGAGTGCTCGCCACGCTGCTGGGGTCCGCGCTGCTCGTGGGACTCGCAGTCGTCCCCGGCACCGCGAACGCCGCACCCGTGCTGCTCTCCCAGGGCAAGCCGGCCACGGCGTCCTCGACCGAAGGCGCGGGCACGCCCGCGTCGGCGGCCGTGGACGGCAACGCCGGCACCCGGTGGGCCAGCGCGTGGAGCGACCCGCAGTGGCTGCGGGTGGACCTCGGCGCCACCTCGGCCCTCAGCCGCGTCGAGCTGGACTGGGAGGCCGCGTACGCGACCTCGTTCCAGGTCCAGGTCTCCGACGACGGCGCCACCTGGACCCCGGTCCACACCACGACCGCCGGCACCGGCGGCAAGCAGGGATTCACCGTCACCGGCTCCGGCCGGTACGTCCGCGTGCACGGCACCCAGCGCGCCAACGGCTACGGCTACTCGCTGTGGGAGTTCCGCGTCTACGGCACCCAGGGCGACACTCCCCCGCCCGGCACGGGCGTGCACGTCACCGGCTCCCAGGGCAACTGGCAGCTCATGGTGGACGGCCGGCCGTGGACGGTGAAGGGCCTCACCTGGGGCCCGCCGGCGGCGGACGCGGCCCGGTACATGCCGGAGCTGAAGTCCATGGGCGTCAACACGTTGCGCACCTGGGGCACCGACGCCACCACCAAGCCGCTGCTGGACGCCTCGGCGGCCAACGGCATCAAGGTGATGGCCGGGTTCTGGTTGCAACCGGGCGGCGGCCCCGGCTCGGGCGGCTGCGTCAACTACGTCACCGACGCCACCTACAAGAACGACATGATGACCACGATCAAGCAGTGGGTCACCACCTACAAGGACCACCCCGGCGTGCTCATGTGGAACGTCGGCAACGAGTCCATCCTCGGCCTGCAGAACTGCTACTCCGGCGCCGAGCTGGAGAACCAGCGCGTCGCGTACGCCAAGTACGTCAACGAGGCCGCGCGCGCCATCCACGCCATCGACACCAACCACCCGGTCACCAACACCGACGCGTGGACCGGCGCCTGGACCTACCTCAAGGCGCACGCGCCCGACCTCGACCTGTACTCGGTGAACTCCTACGGCAACGTGTGCCAGGTCCGGCAGGACTGGGTCAACGGCGGCCACACCAAGCCCTACATCCTCACCGAGGCCGGTCCGGCCGGCGAGTGGGAGGTGCCCAACGACGTCAACGGCGTGCCGAGCGAGCCGACGGACGTGCAGAAGCGGGACGGCTACACGCGGGCGTGGGAGTGCATCACCGGCCACACCGGCGTGTCGTTCGGTGGCACGCTGTTCCACTACGGCACGGAGTACGACTTCGGCGCGGTGTGGTTCAACCTGACCCCGGCGGGCAAGAAGCGGCTCTCGTTCTACGCGGTGCAGCGGGCGTTCGGCGGCGCGACGCCCGCCAACACCCCGCCGGTGATCAGCGCGATGAACCTGCCCACCAGCGTCGCGGCGGGCGCGCAGCTGACCATCGACGTGGCCGCGAGCGACCCGAACGGCGACGCGATCGCCTGGTCGGCGGCGTTCAACAGCAAGTACATCGACAACAGCGGCGGCCTGGGCTTCACGCCCGTGCAGGTCGACGGCAACCGGCTCACCGTCACCGCGCCCGACCGGCTCGGGGTGTGGAAGGTGTACGTGATGGCCGAGGACGGCCGGGGCAACATCGGCATCGAGACGAAGTCGGTGCGGGTCGTCGCGCCGCAGCCGGCGGGCGTGAACGTGGCCCGGGGCAAGGCGGCCACGGCCTCGTCCTACCAGCAGGTGGGCGACGGCGCGCCGTTCCCGCCATCGAACGCGGTGGACGGCAACGCGGGCACCCGCTGGGCCACCGACTGGTCCGACCCGCAGTGGCTGCGGGTCGACCTGGGCGCGGTGACCACGTTCCAGCACGTGCAGCTGGTGTGGGAGGGCGCGTACGGCCGGGCGTACGAGATCCAGGTGTCCGACGACGGCACGACCTGGCGCTCGGTGTACGGCACGACGACCGGCAACGGGGGCGTCGACTCGATCGACGTCACCGCGACCGGCCGGTACGTGCGGCTGCACGCCACGCAGCGCGGCACCGGGTGGGGTTACTCGCTCTACGAGCTCGGCGTCTACCGGCGCTGA